The Thunnus albacares chromosome 21, fThuAlb1.1, whole genome shotgun sequence genome window below encodes:
- the mix23 gene encoding protein MIX23 — protein sequence MAAHDGTLNCEDFSMFQEVLKVMRTIDDRIVHALNTTVPTVSFSGKVDATQTCKQLYESMMEAHLSRDKAIKACIAQTSEVVGQLREERANDSENLALIKQLRKEQTKLKLMQSELNVEEVVNDRSLKVFSERCRIHYTPPKVK from the exons ATGGCGGCGCATGATGGGACTTTAAACTGTGAGGACTTTTCAATGTTTCAG GAGGTGCTGAAGGTGATGCGCACCATAGATGACCGTATCGTCCACGCTCTGAACACCACCGTGCCCACAGTCTCCTTCTCAGGCAAAGTGGATGCCACgcaaacatgcaaacaactCTATGAATCT ATGATGGAGGCCCACCTGAGCAGAGACAAAGCTATCAAGGCTTGTATAGCCCAGACATCTGAGGTTGTGGGACAACTGCGTGAAGAAAGAGCGAATGACAGCGAAAACCTGGCACTCATTAAACAGCTAAGAAAGGAGCAGACCAAA TTAAAGCTTATGCAATCAGAGCTGAATGTTGAAGAAGTCGTCAATGACAGAAGTCTGAAG gTTTTCAGTGAAAGGTGCAGAATCCACTACACACCCCCGAAGGTGAAGTGA